A region from the Syntrophorhabdus sp. genome encodes:
- a CDS encoding sugar kinase, producing the protein SDFDMEGISFLRDRSVDMSGIEVDHGKTFRWEGRYGYDLNQAITLKTELNVIETFKPKVPEDYRNAEFLFLANIDPELQLHVIEQVNKPVALVLDTMNFWIENKYEALMKVIGRVDMLVINEAELREITKEHNLLKGARKLIELGPVCIVVKRGEYGVFMMNRDEVFLAPAYPLEDVFDPTGAGDTFAGGFMGYLANVGEATSETVKQAIIMGTVMASFNVEDFSINRIKRLTMPEIKERYHALKGCMQFGDISL; encoded by the coding sequence AGCGATTTCGATATGGAGGGCATATCCTTCCTCAGGGACCGCAGCGTCGACATGTCCGGGATAGAGGTGGACCACGGGAAGACCTTCCGCTGGGAGGGCAGGTACGGATACGACCTCAACCAGGCCATAACGCTCAAGACGGAGCTCAACGTCATAGAGACCTTCAAACCGAAGGTCCCCGAGGATTACAGGAACGCGGAATTCCTCTTCCTCGCGAATATCGACCCCGAGCTCCAGTTGCACGTCATCGAACAGGTCAACAAACCCGTCGCCCTCGTCCTCGATACCATGAACTTCTGGATCGAGAACAAGTACGAGGCCCTCATGAAAGTGATAGGCCGGGTGGACATGCTTGTCATCAACGAGGCGGAGCTGAGGGAAATAACAAAGGAACACAACCTCCTCAAGGGCGCCCGGAAGCTCATCGAGCTCGGCCCCGTGTGTATCGTGGTCAAGCGCGGGGAATACGGTGTCTTCATGATGAACCGCGACGAGGTCTTCCTTGCCCCCGCGTATCCGCTGGAGGACGTCTTCGACCCCACGGGCGCCGGCGACACCTTCGCCGGGGGCTTCATGGGCTACCTCGCCAACGTTGGCGAGGCAACCTCGGAGACGGTGAAGCAGGCGATCATCATGGGCACCGTCATGGCCTCCTTCAACGTCGAGGACTTCAGCATCAACAGGATAAAACGGCTCACCATGCCCGAGATCAAAGAGAGGTACCACGCCCTGAAGGGGTGCATGCAGTTTGGGGACATAAGCCTGTAA
- a CDS encoding FAD-binding protein, whose protein sequence is MKKDLVRRDFLKLGAIGAAGVAVGLASKAEAEPIAVNPKKMKWDEAADVVVIGTGLSGLVAAIEAHDAGAKALILDKAPKEFEGGNSRISGNLWLCNNNLEKSIAYYKAMDLGHTDDEVIRWVAAESMKTNEYLKKFGVKPLKFTARAFAPEHPTLPGADSIEMFCDNGTIGKAVMWGKVRKAVDDRKIRVMYETPALELIQAPSREVIGVIASRNGKKVNIKAAKAVILASGGFEFNEEMNKQMIPGKQLFKGSLYNTGDGLKMAQYAGSQMWHNHVFLGQYDTIECKGMKYPAILRPKGDNYLWLNKKGERFMNEKRPARHGFGHREYAIWFDGLTGEFTNLPCYAIFGAESGNKKMTYEGAVHAWGHYANYKWSDDNSAEVAKGWLYRDTTIEGLAKQLGLDPAKVKASVDEYNRMCAAGKDTQFGRPDKALKPVATAPFTAAIMWPGSYNTFGGPKKNTKAQALDAFDKPIPRLYVVGECGSYYGFMYNGGGNLTECLFGGWTAGPHAAKLKSWG, encoded by the coding sequence ATGAAAAAAGATCTTGTCCGCAGGGATTTTCTTAAATTGGGCGCCATCGGGGCGGCCGGTGTTGCTGTCGGGCTGGCATCAAAGGCCGAGGCGGAACCCATCGCCGTGAACCCGAAGAAGATGAAATGGGATGAGGCGGCTGACGTTGTCGTTATCGGGACCGGGCTGTCGGGCCTTGTCGCCGCCATCGAGGCGCACGACGCCGGAGCGAAAGCACTCATCCTCGACAAGGCGCCGAAGGAGTTCGAGGGCGGCAACAGCCGCATCTCGGGTAACCTCTGGCTCTGCAACAATAACCTGGAAAAGTCCATTGCGTACTACAAGGCGATGGATCTCGGCCACACCGATGACGAGGTCATCAGATGGGTTGCCGCGGAGTCGATGAAGACGAACGAGTATCTGAAAAAGTTTGGCGTCAAACCTCTGAAGTTCACAGCGCGCGCTTTTGCGCCCGAGCATCCCACTCTTCCCGGTGCAGACAGCATTGAGATGTTCTGCGACAACGGCACCATCGGGAAGGCCGTTATGTGGGGAAAGGTCCGCAAGGCCGTTGACGACCGGAAGATAAGGGTCATGTACGAAACACCCGCCCTGGAGCTTATCCAGGCCCCCAGCCGCGAGGTCATCGGCGTCATCGCCAGCCGCAACGGAAAGAAGGTGAACATCAAGGCCGCGAAGGCGGTCATTCTTGCCAGCGGCGGCTTCGAGTTCAACGAGGAGATGAACAAGCAGATGATCCCCGGGAAGCAACTCTTCAAGGGGAGCCTCTATAATACAGGGGACGGACTCAAGATGGCCCAGTACGCCGGAAGCCAGATGTGGCACAACCACGTCTTCCTTGGCCAGTACGACACCATTGAATGCAAGGGCATGAAGTATCCGGCCATCCTGAGGCCCAAGGGCGACAATTACTTGTGGCTTAACAAGAAGGGTGAAAGGTTCATGAACGAGAAGCGCCCCGCACGCCACGGGTTCGGCCATCGCGAATATGCCATCTGGTTCGACGGCCTTACCGGCGAGTTCACCAACCTTCCCTGCTACGCCATCTTCGGCGCCGAGAGCGGGAACAAGAAGATGACCTATGAAGGTGCCGTCCATGCATGGGGCCACTACGCAAACTACAAGTGGAGCGACGACAACAGCGCCGAAGTCGCAAAGGGCTGGCTCTACAGGGACACCACGATAGAAGGCCTGGCGAAGCAGCTCGGCCTCGACCCCGCAAAGGTCAAGGCGAGCGTCGACGAGTACAACAGGATGTGCGCCGCCGGCAAGGACACGCAGTTCGGCCGGCCCGACAAGGCCCTAAAACCCGTCGCCACCGCTCCCTTCACTGCGGCGATCATGTGGCCGGGCTCCTACAATACCTTCGGCGGCCCTAAAAAGAATACAAAAGCGCAGGCCCTCGACGCATTCGACAAGCCGATCCCCCGACTTTATGTCGTCGGCGAATGCGGCTCCTATTACGGATTCATGTACAACGGCGGGGGCAACCTGACGGAGTGCCTCTTCGGCGGATGGACGGCCGGTCCTCATGCGGCAAAACTGAAGAGCTGGGGTTAA
- a CDS encoding glycosyltransferase family 9 protein, with product MPGTGPQFLAGMSTGDEVLVVHLGGLGDVCLSESVFLSLRRHFGDRLVALGNRRFLDLFGGYFVRTHGVESRHWLYLFSEKLTGPRWGTIVFIGKDRHGSIRARWKAHSIREPVFIEMYPEGAFGAPCLDDEAIVPGETVHIEDYQLRQLSRVGIEPARKEIVPKGARRVILYAEEGFSKEKWPVENFVALREMLGGAGVDVCLMRPPEESLTVEGSLFFEDLADVKEFFGGGGVFVSNDSGMAHLAGASGLTTITIFTGFDPAVWHPRGRNTSLRTRVDKVDIESLAGMVVGITR from the coding sequence ATGCCGGGCACGGGACCGCAATTCCTCGCGGGAATGTCGACCGGGGACGAGGTGCTTGTCGTTCACCTCGGCGGCCTCGGCGATGTCTGTCTGTCGGAATCCGTTTTTCTCTCACTGCGCAGGCACTTCGGGGACCGCCTCGTGGCCCTGGGCAACAGGCGCTTTCTTGATCTCTTTGGGGGCTATTTTGTGAGAACCCACGGGGTGGAATCGCGGCACTGGCTGTACCTTTTCTCCGAAAAGCTCACGGGGCCGCGCTGGGGAACGATCGTTTTCATCGGGAAGGACCGGCACGGTTCCATTCGCGCGCGCTGGAAGGCCCATTCCATCAGGGAGCCGGTATTCATCGAAATGTATCCCGAGGGGGCATTCGGCGCGCCCTGTCTCGACGACGAGGCCATCGTTCCCGGAGAAACGGTGCACATCGAAGACTATCAGTTGCGGCAGCTCTCCCGGGTGGGGATAGAACCGGCAAGGAAGGAGATAGTTCCGAAGGGGGCGCGACGGGTCATTCTCTACGCCGAGGAGGGTTTTTCAAAGGAGAAGTGGCCGGTGGAGAACTTCGTGGCCCTCCGGGAGATGCTCGGAGGGGCCGGCGTTGACGTCTGTTTGATGAGGCCGCCGGAGGAGTCCCTCACCGTTGAGGGGTCCCTTTTCTTCGAAGACCTCGCCGACGTCAAGGAGTTCTTCGGCGGCGGCGGAGTCTTCGTGTCCAACGATTCCGGCATGGCCCACCTTGCCGGCGCCTCAGGCCTCACGACGATAACCATTTTCACCGGCTTCGATCCCGCCGTCTGGCACCCCAGGGGAAGGAACACCTCGCTGAGAACCCGGGTCGATAAGGTGGATATCGAGTCCCTTGCCGGGATGGTCGTCGGGATAACGAGATGA
- a CDS encoding M48 family metalloprotease codes for MKKHVAIVTTFFFLVVSVAAFALTNEEERTYGKEIYLEIARSAPINNDPYISLYLNDIRARLESRTTMPFPVVLTVIDSPTIDAFATIGGYVYIAAGLIANCENEEEVAGVMAHEFAHIKKRHIAKRMEKQKYLNATVVATMLAAMLVGDSAREAVLVTGMGTAQSMALRYSREDEDEADREGSILANDAGYGGLGIADFLKKLRSGGGDKLYPQYLLTHPYHESRIINLEKMWTRKPPSVDTSLFPYMIARAQVVQAYRSRGLADDIWVRRYSRDSRDPVAAYGAALYHSLKGNFEEAVRIARTINSPYRNVFLGEIYVTASRFPEAAGVLKDTTEKVGRYYLARAYEGMGRSDLAMGTYRALIPYAPSYPEIYYRLGMIEGRTGNEAAGHANLGRYYMYKGNYMLAKTNFEKAISRYGINSRESTELMRLMDSLEEKKK; via the coding sequence ATGAAAAAACACGTCGCCATCGTCACGACATTTTTCTTCCTTGTCGTGTCCGTTGCCGCTTTTGCCCTTACCAACGAGGAGGAGCGCACGTACGGCAAGGAGATATACCTGGAGATCGCCCGGTCGGCTCCCATCAACAACGACCCCTACATATCGCTCTACCTCAACGACATACGAGCGAGGCTTGAAAGCAGGACGACCATGCCTTTCCCGGTGGTCCTCACCGTGATCGATTCCCCCACCATCGACGCCTTTGCCACGATAGGCGGATACGTCTACATCGCGGCGGGGCTCATCGCGAATTGCGAGAACGAGGAAGAGGTTGCCGGTGTCATGGCCCACGAGTTTGCTCATATCAAGAAGCGCCACATCGCGAAGAGGATGGAGAAACAGAAATACCTCAACGCCACCGTCGTAGCGACGATGCTCGCCGCCATGCTCGTCGGCGATTCGGCACGCGAGGCCGTCCTCGTGACCGGCATGGGCACTGCGCAATCGATGGCCCTGAGGTACTCCCGCGAGGACGAGGACGAGGCGGACCGCGAAGGCTCCATTCTTGCCAATGACGCAGGGTACGGAGGTCTCGGCATCGCGGACTTTCTCAAGAAGCTCCGGTCTGGCGGGGGCGACAAGCTCTATCCCCAGTATCTTCTTACCCACCCCTACCACGAGAGCCGTATCATAAATCTCGAGAAGATGTGGACGAGAAAGCCGCCTTCCGTGGACACCTCTCTCTTTCCCTACATGATCGCGCGCGCCCAGGTCGTGCAAGCCTACCGCTCCCGGGGTCTTGCCGACGATATCTGGGTCAGGCGGTACAGCCGGGACAGCAGGGACCCCGTCGCGGCATACGGTGCGGCGCTCTACCACTCCCTGAAGGGTAATTTCGAAGAGGCGGTGCGGATAGCCCGGACCATCAACTCCCCTTACAGGAACGTCTTCCTGGGAGAGATCTACGTCACCGCAAGCAGGTTTCCCGAGGCCGCCGGGGTGCTCAAGGACACCACGGAAAAGGTGGGCCGCTACTATCTCGCGAGGGCATACGAGGGCATGGGAAGGAGCGACCTCGCCATGGGTACTTACCGGGCCCTTATCCCCTACGCCCCCTCCTATCCCGAGATATACTATCGCCTCGGCATGATAGAGGGCAGGACGGGCAACGAGGCCGCGGGCCATGCCAACCTCGGACGGTACTATATGTACAAGGGGAACTACATGCTGGCGAAAACGAATTTCGAAAAGGCCATCTCCCGCTACGGCATCAACTCCCGCGAGAGCACGGAGCTCATGAGGCTCATGGACAGCCTGGAAGAGAAGAAGAAGTAG
- a CDS encoding D-alanyl-D-alanine carboxypeptidase produces the protein MRFVLALSFLVSLFLAPYALCAQGENVGITAVSYILVEKDTFQIITGRDYHRRLPPASTTKVMTALVAMERLGGDEIIVPDKQVLQISPSKMSLVPGKKYRSEDLMKGTMVKSANDAAYALATYVSGSEGAFARLMTQRAREIGAIDTNFENASGLPSDNQYSTPYDLALIFRHAMANERFIELIATRYFLFEDSTRKVRYKNHNRLLFCFEPAIGGKTGYTRAARHCYVGAFEKNGRVYILALLGSRNLWGDTVEILKTIYDTVPTDEQLRQARASSATLCSAPTTKKKPVTRKKIVKHRAVKPKKKTAKKQ, from the coding sequence ATGCGTTTTGTACTTGCCCTTTCCTTCCTGGTTTCCCTTTTCCTCGCACCTTATGCCCTTTGCGCCCAAGGGGAGAACGTCGGCATAACGGCGGTGTCCTACATACTTGTCGAGAAGGACACCTTCCAGATCATCACGGGCAGGGATTATCACCGCAGGCTTCCTCCAGCGAGCACGACCAAGGTGATGACGGCGCTCGTCGCCATGGAACGCTTGGGCGGCGACGAGATCATCGTTCCCGACAAGCAGGTTCTCCAGATATCCCCGTCCAAGATGAGCCTCGTTCCCGGAAAGAAGTACCGTTCCGAGGACCTCATGAAGGGGACAATGGTGAAATCGGCCAACGATGCGGCATATGCCCTCGCGACCTACGTCAGCGGCTCCGAAGGCGCCTTTGCCCGGCTGATGACACAGCGGGCACGGGAGATCGGCGCCATCGACACGAACTTCGAGAATGCCTCAGGTTTGCCTTCGGACAACCAGTACAGCACCCCCTACGACCTCGCCCTCATTTTCCGGCATGCCATGGCCAACGAGCGTTTCATCGAGCTCATCGCGACACGGTACTTTCTTTTCGAGGACTCGACGCGCAAGGTGCGCTACAAGAACCATAACAGGCTGCTCTTTTGCTTCGAACCGGCCATTGGCGGGAAAACGGGGTACACCAGGGCGGCGAGGCATTGCTACGTGGGGGCCTTCGAGAAGAACGGCAGGGTGTATATCCTGGCCCTTCTGGGGAGCCGGAACCTCTGGGGCGACACGGTGGAGATACTGAAGACCATATACGACACCGTTCCCACCGATGAGCAGTTGCGTCAGGCACGGGCTTCCTCGGCCACCCTCTGTTCCGCGCCCACCACGAAGAAGAAACCCGTCACCCGCAAGAAGATCGTCAAGCACCGCGCCGTGAAGCCAAAGAAGAAGACAGCAAAGAAACAATGA
- the recJ gene encoding single-stranded-DNA-specific exonuclease RecJ: protein MGKNGPRGDSLEGAGEERTTRIIHEIAEGAGVPNLIARILVARGVRTPDEAHVFLRPRLADLSDPFLLPDMDKGVARLVEAVGRGERICIWGDYDADGISCLALMFNFLTHLGVVPVIHIPTREEGYGLHVDKVEDLAKEGVDLIVCLDCGSSNAAEIAHARSLGVDTIVIDHHEMGPEAPPAAALINPKRRDSRFPTRDLAACGVTFFFLLGMRRVMHGRGLIPAHINLKNELDLVTVGTVGDMVPLTGDNRILVRHGMEVMNAKPRAWLKAMLDSRVISKGLINEFALGFIIVPRINAAGRVARPHTALDFLVARETGSALNLLAHLQKLNNLRQQREKKIHEEIVTSLSREGPSGRRTIVVFNEAWHAGVLGIVAQKLSEQFEKPAIVITRVNGIWKGSGRGGEGMDLFEAIRSTSSLLLKYGGHKYACGISLEEENLALFAEAFEKAVEGSITPRRRTVHVDTEAQFGELTGEAMARLEDLGPFGIGNPRPNLFFEAAGISVAPKGYTKVTDGDDRIWDGFYAKKGALQREGGARIIASPVIRMRMGERFIHLNIKEVE from the coding sequence ATGGGTAAGAACGGTCCACGAGGAGACTCTCTTGAGGGCGCGGGCGAAGAAAGAACCACACGGATCATCCACGAGATAGCGGAAGGCGCGGGTGTTCCCAATCTCATCGCGCGCATCCTCGTTGCCCGGGGAGTGAGGACCCCGGACGAGGCCCATGTCTTCCTGAGACCCCGCCTCGCCGACCTGTCGGATCCTTTCCTCCTTCCCGATATGGACAAGGGGGTCGCGCGGCTCGTCGAGGCTGTCGGCAGGGGGGAACGCATCTGCATATGGGGCGACTACGACGCGGACGGCATCTCCTGTCTCGCCCTGATGTTCAATTTTCTCACCCACCTGGGGGTCGTGCCCGTCATCCACATACCTACCCGTGAGGAGGGATACGGGCTGCACGTGGACAAGGTGGAGGACCTTGCGAAAGAGGGCGTGGACCTTATCGTCTGCCTCGATTGCGGTTCCTCCAATGCCGCGGAGATAGCCCATGCCCGCAGCCTCGGCGTGGATACCATCGTCATAGACCACCACGAGATGGGGCCAGAGGCCCCCCCGGCGGCGGCCCTGATAAACCCGAAGCGACGGGACTCCCGTTTTCCCACAAGGGACCTTGCCGCGTGCGGCGTCACCTTCTTCTTTCTCCTCGGGATGCGCCGCGTGATGCACGGGAGGGGGCTCATCCCGGCACATATCAATCTGAAGAACGAACTCGACCTTGTGACCGTGGGGACCGTCGGCGACATGGTGCCGCTCACGGGAGACAACAGGATACTTGTGCGCCACGGGATGGAGGTCATGAATGCGAAGCCGCGGGCATGGCTCAAAGCGATGCTCGACAGCAGGGTCATATCGAAGGGACTTATCAATGAATTTGCCCTGGGTTTCATCATCGTTCCCCGGATCAACGCCGCCGGCCGGGTCGCGCGTCCCCATACGGCCCTCGATTTCCTGGTGGCCAGAGAGACGGGATCGGCGCTGAACCTTCTGGCGCACCTGCAGAAGCTGAACAACCTGAGGCAGCAGCGGGAGAAGAAGATCCACGAGGAGATCGTCACTTCCCTGAGCCGCGAGGGCCCGTCTGGCAGGAGAACGATCGTTGTCTTCAACGAGGCGTGGCACGCGGGCGTTCTGGGCATTGTGGCCCAAAAGCTTTCGGAGCAGTTCGAGAAACCGGCCATCGTCATCACCCGGGTGAACGGCATATGGAAGGGTTCGGGCAGAGGAGGCGAGGGCATGGACCTCTTCGAGGCCATACGCTCCACATCGTCCCTCCTGCTGAAGTACGGCGGCCACAAGTATGCCTGCGGCATATCCCTCGAGGAGGAGAACCTCGCCCTTTTTGCCGAGGCCTTCGAAAAAGCGGTCGAGGGAAGCATCACCCCGCGCAGGCGGACGGTGCACGTCGACACCGAGGCACAGTTCGGCGAGCTGACGGGTGAGGCGATGGCGAGACTGGAGGACCTTGGCCCCTTCGGCATCGGCAACCCCCGCCCGAACCTTTTCTTCGAAGCTGCCGGCATCTCCGTCGCGCCAAAGGGATACACGAAGGTGACCGACGGGGACGACAGGATCTGGGATGGTTTCTACGCAAAGAAGGGGGCCCTTCAGCGTGAAGGGGGCGCGAGGATAATCGCCTCACCCGTCATCAGGATGAGAATGGGGGAGCGCTTCATACACCTCAATATAAAAGAAGTGGAATAG
- a CDS encoding dihydroorotate dehydrogenase, which yields MGSLAVDLFGKKLKNPVMNASGTLGYGVEVEPLWAVETMGAYVTKGLSAAPHHGNPTPRVWEERCGMLNSIGLQNVGVHRFFSHYFPFFVERRCPVIVNFFGFSEEEYLSCARSIEPHDLIVALEMNLSCPNIKKGGIGFGKEASAVHGIVRSVREATEIPLIAKLTPEVKNIVEIARAAYEGGADGLTLINTMPAAVVDVRARRVALKGGLSGPLLKPVALRAVHECSQAVPIPIIGVGGIMNAGDALAFLMAGARAVQVGTATFVDPFTMPKIIAELGSWLDASGLAEISAIVGATHG from the coding sequence ATGGGATCTCTCGCTGTAGACCTTTTCGGCAAGAAGCTCAAGAACCCCGTCATGAACGCGTCGGGCACGCTGGGCTATGGCGTCGAGGTGGAACCTCTCTGGGCGGTGGAGACCATGGGGGCCTACGTGACGAAGGGGCTCTCCGCGGCACCCCACCACGGGAACCCGACACCCCGCGTTTGGGAGGAACGGTGCGGGATGCTGAACTCCATCGGCCTGCAGAACGTGGGCGTCCACCGCTTTTTCTCGCACTACTTTCCCTTCTTCGTGGAGAGGCGGTGCCCCGTCATCGTCAACTTCTTCGGCTTCAGCGAAGAAGAGTATCTCTCCTGCGCGAGGAGCATAGAGCCGCACGATCTCATCGTGGCGCTGGAGATGAACCTTTCCTGCCCCAACATCAAGAAGGGAGGCATCGGGTTCGGCAAAGAGGCCTCGGCGGTCCACGGGATCGTGCGTTCCGTGCGGGAAGCAACGGAGATACCTCTTATCGCGAAGCTGACCCCGGAAGTGAAGAACATCGTGGAGATCGCCCGCGCTGCCTATGAGGGGGGAGCCGACGGGTTGACTCTCATAAACACGATGCCCGCGGCCGTCGTAGACGTGAGGGCGCGGAGGGTTGCCCTGAAGGGTGGTCTTTCCGGCCCCCTCTTGAAGCCTGTCGCCTTGCGCGCCGTCCACGAATGCTCGCAGGCCGTCCCCATACCCATCATCGGGGTGGGGGGGATAATGAACGCCGGGGACGCCCTCGCGTTCCTCATGGCGGGAGCCCGCGCGGTGCAGGTGGGGACCGCCACGTTCGTGGACCCCTTCACCATGCCGAAGATCATCGCGGAACTTGGCTCCTGGCTCGATGCGTCGGGTCTCGCCGAGATATCCGCCATCGTGGGGGCCACCCATGGGTAA
- a CDS encoding dihydroorotate dehydrogenase electron transfer subunit: MDDIPGKITGNDRVTGAYRRLTVRLERPLGRVAPGQFVMVKVPDRDIFLRRPFSVYDSRGRTLTIMYRVVGKGTDALSSAARGTPLMVLGPLGCGFTPGKGTTPIVVAGGIGYAGVRMLLKRLGDRATLFFGVTGKDELRLADDLGGTRVLASTLDGSFGFAGDVVGLLGRHLDNYRGKKPEVFACGPSGMVKSLKALLEPGRIPCQVSVEERMACGMGLCFGCVVATRDEASPYKRVCKEGPVFSLWDLSL; the protein is encoded by the coding sequence ATGGATGACATTCCGGGAAAGATCACGGGGAACGATCGCGTGACCGGCGCGTACCGCCGCCTGACCGTTCGATTGGAGAGACCTCTGGGCAGGGTGGCGCCCGGCCAGTTCGTCATGGTGAAGGTCCCGGACCGGGACATATTCCTGCGGAGGCCCTTCAGCGTCTATGACTCCCGGGGACGAACGCTGACGATCATGTACCGGGTCGTGGGCAAAGGCACCGACGCGCTGAGCTCCGCCGCCCGGGGTACGCCTCTCATGGTCCTCGGCCCCCTGGGCTGTGGTTTCACCCCGGGGAAGGGCACCACCCCCATCGTGGTCGCCGGAGGCATCGGGTATGCCGGTGTCAGGATGCTCCTCAAGCGGTTGGGTGACAGGGCCACCCTCTTCTTCGGGGTGACGGGAAAAGACGAGTTGCGGCTGGCGGACGATCTGGGAGGGACGAGGGTCCTCGCCTCGACCCTGGACGGGTCCTTCGGGTTCGCGGGTGATGTGGTTGGCCTTCTCGGGAGACACCTTGACAACTACCGGGGAAAGAAGCCGGAGGTCTTCGCCTGCGGCCCTTCGGGCATGGTGAAGAGCCTCAAGGCGCTTCTGGAACCCGGGAGGATCCCCTGCCAGGTCTCCGTCGAAGAGAGAATGGCCTGCGGCATGGGGTTGTGCTTTGGCTGTGTCGTCGCCACCAGGGACGAGGCGAGCCCCTATAAGCGGGTGTGCAAGGAGGGGCCGGTATTCAGCCTATGGGATCTCTCGCTGTAG
- the rimI gene encoding ribosomal protein S18-alanine N-acetyltransferase, with protein sequence MAEGGEVTMREMTTGDIDGVLEIERVSFAAPWTRGMFEETLSSPVGMSLVAEQEGRIVGYLVFYFAATEMHVMNIAVKQNRRGLGLASWMMSRVMDLARRNSIETCFLEVRESNVPARGLYEKLGFRQVGRRKGYYRETGEDAIVMELELNDAT encoded by the coding sequence ATGGCTGAGGGCGGCGAGGTGACAATGCGGGAGATGACCACCGGCGACATCGACGGTGTTCTGGAGATAGAAAGGGTTTCCTTCGCCGCGCCCTGGACCCGGGGAATGTTCGAAGAGACCCTATCGTCGCCTGTGGGAATGAGCCTTGTCGCCGAACAGGAGGGGCGGATCGTCGGGTATCTCGTGTTTTATTTCGCGGCGACGGAGATGCACGTCATGAACATAGCCGTTAAGCAGAACCGGCGCGGGCTGGGCCTCGCGTCGTGGATGATGTCCCGCGTCATGGACCTTGCGCGGAGGAATTCCATCGAGACCTGTTTTCTCGAGGTGAGGGAGAGCAACGTGCCTGCCCGGGGCCTCTACGAGAAGCTCGGCTTCAGGCAGGTCGGCAGGCGCAAGGGGTACTACCGGGAGACCGGCGAGGACGCCATCGTCATGGAACTCGAGCTGAACGACGCCACGTGA